atggaaaagatgcGGAGACAGGCAGTGAGTAAGATTGGGTGAATGGAAGGGGCAGTGTACAagaataaaatgaacattttaatctTGTTTACAGCTAAGGTTAATAGGAGGGGAACAGACTTACTTAAAGCAGTGGGTCAGTTGGAGAATATACGTGGGACATTCAGATTTACTCCCATTGGCAAAGAATAATTACATTTCCCCTGCCAGAGGTGGCATTTTTGCCTGATCCGTTTTACATATCTTAATGAATCTTGTGTCTCTCGTATCTTTTCTTGCCTGCTTTTGAGGGATAACTTCTTACCGCTGATGGATCCCATCCTCCCTCACGCTTCCATGGCGGGAGATCTTTGTGCTTTGTGCTGACTCTCCACCAAAAACTTAACATTTGAGCGCTGTCAGTCAGTATTTCTGAAGCAGTGAAATTACGATATGCAGGCTGATACAAAGAGCCAGCATAAATACTCAGTTTTTTCACAGTTCTGCATACGACACCCGGCTCCTCGCCGTTCACTCATTCCCAGCCGTTCTTGGTTGTGGGGAAGACCTGGGGGAGGCCTCTTTCAGGGAGAAATGAGGAATggggggagccccgccgccgccatcttgtggGAGGCCGCCCCGGAGGACTACAGCCCCCAGCGTGCTTCGCGCGCGCCCCCAGGACTACAGCGCCCAGCGTGCCCCGCGGCCGTCGTGCctccaagatggcggcgcccaggGGCGACTCGGGCCCTGAGACGGACACGGACTCGGACAGCAGCGGCGAGGCGGCAGCGCGGTTCCGGGAGGCCGCCTGGGATTGCGCTGCGCAGGCGGCGGCGGTGCTGCTGCGCGGCGGTAAGGGTCGGCGgtcagctgggctctgctctctcctccccgcCGGTCTGGGCCGagcccctcctgccccggggGAGCGGTGGTCAGGAGGGGGAACGCTCTGCCTTTTCGGGGGCCGCCGGCGCCCAGGGGAGCCGAGGCGGGGCTCTGGGACGGGGGCGATGCGCGGCCTCCCGCCGGGACCGGAGGCCCTTCCCGGGCGGGTTGTCTGCTACAGCCCGGCCAGTGGGAAGTTTCCTTTTCCCCAAAAACTGTTTCTCCCCGAAGGTGGGCGTGGATAATCATTATTCTTTCAGGCATGATTCTTTATGCTCTAGAAGAGGTTTAAGAGGTCATTAAAGAGGTCCTGGTCGCAGGTCTTTTAAACTTGCCTTTACCTTCTTCCTTTGCCAGGTGGCTTTAAAAAGGATCGGTCACAGCCCGCTCAGCCTAGCCTAAGGTATTTTTGCTTCTGGTTTCAGACTTAtgcttcactgaagaaaaaaaataatggatgtTATATTTGTGCTACTTATGGTTAATGCCTTCCTACTGGAAGGGCCTGTTCTGTTTTATGAATTAGTCCAACTGTAATCTGAAATGATGCTTAAATGTGAAAAAGCTAATAgtttttttcagtatgtttctCATCCTTCTGGAAGCGGGGGAATATAGAAGTTGAAAACTTACTACTACTGTCAGTTACAGCATTAGTTCTAGGTGTCAGAAATCTCCCAACTCTGCAAGTGTCCCGTGAAGGAATGAGTACGgttacatataaaaaaaatatttatcttcaaaaaataatttgctgtcaGCCAGGCAACTTAATAAAATCCTTTCTCCTGGGACAGGTTTTGCATGAGTTGTGGCAACGTACACAGGAACTACATGCAAGACAAGGGATGTCCTGatgtaatttatttgcttttgtaggCTATTTTGATGAGAAAAATCACTCAATTACTATATATGATGGAGATGGCTAAATAATGTTTAGCTCACTCTTGGGAACTGAATGTTACTACTGAGCTATTTTCCATCTTTGTTAGCAGTCTTTCCTATCAAGTATAAATGGAGTACTAGAGGGTAGGAGATTTTACCGTCCCACATCTCCTGTTTGGGCGAGAGCACCAGATGTTATTGGCCTTGAAAGAGGTAACCATTGTTATTTTAAACAGGCGTGAGGTGAATGGCCATGATGAGGATGGAAACGAGCTACAGACGACACCAGAGTTCAGAGCACACGTTGCGAAGAAACTAGGAGCAATGCTAGACGGGTATTGGCAAGCGATACTAAAAAAGTTTGTTCTATGTGTCAAATACGTTGATGCTTTTGCGTGATAAAAACAAGAGATTCAAGATCTGAGTGCAACCTGGAGAAGTCATTTCTCTTATTGCTTCCTTCATTCCTGTATTTAATGCAAACTTCCAACGTTATGTGAACTAACGTGGGCCATGTGCTGTGCCCCTCTGGTAAAGGCTCCCTGCGCAGCACTGCCTGTCTCCATTTCCCTCTCTGGTAAATGGGTTGTggggaggaaaaagtaaaatttgtGTGCCTTAGCGCTTTCATCATTTAAAGGCCAGCATGAGAATCTTTCATTTGTTCTTACAACCTAAACCAATGCCTGATTCAAAGTTGTGCTGGCAGTATGCCTCTGACTGGGCTGCTGCCATCTTTATTTATTGTGTAAATATGGCCCTGGAGAACTAGAATTCCTGGTGTTTAGACTTGGCTTTAGAAGCGCTGCTTCTAAGTTATTCTTGTGGCATGCATTGCTAAGGAGAGAAGGCATGGTCTACTCTGAAAGCAGGGAGGCGAGATAGcttcactaaggaaaaaaaagctatgtaACATCTTAGAGTCTTGTTTCCTAGACATACCCAACTCTGGCGCAGTTTGCACAAATGTGTCTAAGATCTGACTGGgtttttctgtttagtttcaTCACTGTCTTGAAGGACTCATCAGGACCTTCACAAACTTCTGTGCAATGGTCTGACTCTGGAGATGATGGTGAGTTGTAGTCACAGCCATTGTGGCTGTTATGCGACGTTAGTTAAATGATGACAAGTGGGATGGATCCTGTCTATTGCTGGTTGTACACCCAACCGACTAAGCATTTGCAGTAGAAGAATTTCTGTTAGTGCCCATGAAGGCTGTTACTTTGAAGCTGTGGTCTCTGAGACCTGACTCCTCTCAGTCCCCAATAATTCCTGTCAGGCGCTATAGGGATACAGTAACAGCAGTGAGGCTTCCCAGGGAGATTACTGTTGATTGCTTTCACCTCTATTTTATATCGTGGCTAAAATTCCCTTATACATATTTTAGGATTTcgcctcttctcttcctctgtcccgGGAGACTGTGGGAAATTGGAGCCTTGCCCTGCAGCAAAGAGGAGACAGCCGTCTAGCTCCAGGTGGGGTGTTGTCAGCTGCTTTGCTCATGAACTACTATTGCATCCCACATTTTAGAGGCAGCTGAGACTTGAAGGGGAATAGGAAGCTGAAGAGCTTAAGAAGTGTGTATTTATGACTCCTATATTTGactaaagcagatattttttgtttgtttgtttctctcttttccttttttttttttttagtgctgagGAACTAGAAGTGTTTGTGGGAGGTGTTCTTTCCTCTCCTAGTATGTGTAAAGATCACCTCATCCTTCAAACTGGTTAAATACTACCTGTAGGTATTGGAGTCTTGGAGCCACTGGGTGTTGGTCAGGTGTTCTCATCTTGGATTACTCTGCTGTTTTGCTCTTTGGGTGAATTCAAGGCAAAAGCGTAATATAACTTCCTTCCCTTTTGTTACCTTTCCAGTGACACGGACAGTGACCAAGAGTGGCAAAGGTACCAAGAGGCTGCTGTGTCAGCCGCAGACATTCTGAAGCAAAGTGGTTTTCCTGTGCTGTCCCAGGATTCCAGCCGGGATCAGAGTCAGGGTTACGTAGagcacagccagaaaaaaaagaagaaaaagaaaactggggGAGAGAACAATATTCAAGGGAAAATAATATACTCAGCAGAGTGTGACCAGATCAGCAAAGATTTGCCACGGTTGGTGTCTGTAAATGGACAGCATGAAAGACAGGACAGCAATCATACAGAGAACTCAGCGTTGCCAGGagtcatgaagaagaaaaagaagaagaaaaaaagagaatgaagatTTTGCTCTGTGAACGGCAGGTGGTTATGATGGATGAAGGATGCtggaaaaaaactaagaaaaagagTTGCTGCAGATGAGGGAAAATTAATGGGCAAAGCTTCTGTTCTAAAAGCTCAGTGGCCTGAGAGTCTAATTAAGTGACTCCCTATGTTGTTGGCATCCCTTGGGGAAGGGAACATTGTTCTCCTAGCACAGCAGTTATCTGTGCTGCTCCTTATGCAGACCTAGGGTAAAAGGATTAAAAACTGTGTGCAGATTTGCATGACAGAGGGATATAATCATAGCTGCATCCCTCCTGGTCTGTTCCTTCACATCATGAAACCAAATCTTGTGCCCTGGAGAAAGTATGTGATGAATTGAATTTGGTTTACATGGCAACAGGTGATCaactcctttttctgtttgccgCCTCCTAGATGCC
This Chroicocephalus ridibundus chromosome 13, bChrRid1.1, whole genome shotgun sequence DNA region includes the following protein-coding sequences:
- the C13H12orf43 gene encoding protein CUSTOS isoform X1 → MAAPRGDSGPETDTDSDSSGEAAARFREAAWDCAAQAAAVLLRGGGFKKDRSQPAQPSLRREVNGHDEDGNELQTTPEFRAHVAKKLGAMLDGYWQAILKNFITVLKDSSGPSQTSVQWSDSGDDGFRLFSSSVPGDCGKLEPCPAAKRRQPSSSSDTDSDQEWQRYQEAAVSAADILKQSGFPVLSQDSSRDQSQGYVEHSQKKKKKKKTGGENNIQGKIIYSAECDQISKDLPRLVSVNGQHERQDSNHTENSALPGVMKKKKKKKKRE
- the C13H12orf43 gene encoding protein CUSTOS isoform X2 — encoded protein: MAAPRGDSGPETDTDSDSSGEAAARFREAAWDCAAQAAAVLLRGGGFKKDRSQPAQPSLRREVNGHDEDGNELQTTPEFRAHVAKKLGAMLDGFITVLKDSSGPSQTSVQWSDSGDDGFRLFSSSVPGDCGKLEPCPAAKRRQPSSSSDTDSDQEWQRYQEAAVSAADILKQSGFPVLSQDSSRDQSQGYVEHSQKKKKKKKTGGENNIQGKIIYSAECDQISKDLPRLVSVNGQHERQDSNHTENSALPGVMKKKKKKKKRE